The following proteins come from a genomic window of Alosa sapidissima isolate fAloSap1 chromosome 22, fAloSap1.pri, whole genome shotgun sequence:
- the slc35f3a gene encoding putative thiamine transporter SLC35F3a: MQRAEQTAEAPCSPHSNRTKRGMRTAPDLSPRRLSDISPQLQQLKALVVVVDDDTKEELKSSRSVETINNTSIEERILRIAGYYGCSGEEASNDKAPLSKPDEFSMTSSGSQADVSKASRSRKLRCYTQIVMVHLQQALWGVAVTMCVCWSWCGSTQLAKVTLRRLNAPLTITWFSTSWNCLLFPLYYLGYLCCSAERQSPRQRFRECCRFLGDEGLTKRVLVGRVVPFGLLWTLTCYLYLQGLRMIPPTDASALFCCSRAFVFLLSWVVLQQRFMGVRIVAAILSIAGIVMMTYADGFHSYSVFGISLVVASASMAALYKVLFRLFLGSAKLGEAALYLSVLGGANLVFVGVVPLLLLLTGAEELGSLGDVPWACLCGAAALLLVFNFLMNFGVLITLPTLISLGVVLSVPVNAVIDRCASEVQFNSVRVIALSVIGVGFLLLLLPEDWDQSLLQLCSALHHYQQPPGGATDTCTETTHVLKSCPSKPASGH; the protein is encoded by the exons ATGCAGCGAGCCGAGCAGACAGCAGAGGCCCCCTGCTCTCCGCACAGCAACCGCACCAAGAG AGGTATGAGAACTGCTCCAGACTTGAGCCCAAGGCGCCTGTCTGATATTAGCCCACAACTACAGCAGCTGAAGGCCCTCGTTGTTGTCGTCGATGACGATACTAAAGAAGAGTTGAAGTCGTCCCGCTCCGTGGAGACAATCAACAATACGTCAATCGAAGAGCGAATACTTAGAATTGCTGGCTACTATGGCTGCAGTG GTGAGGAAGCTTCCAACGACAAAGCCCCTCTGTCCAAGCCTGATGAGTTTTCCATGACAAGCAGTGGGTCCCAGGCCGACGTGTCCAAGGCAAGCAGGAGCAGGAAGCTGCGTTGCTATACGCAAATCGTCATGGTGCACCTGCAACAGGCTCTGTGGGGCGTTGCCGTGACAATGTGCGTGTGCTGGTCATGGTGCGGCTCCACCCAACTTGCCAAGGTGACCCTCAGGCGTTTGAATGCCCCCCTGACCATCACCTGGTTCTCCACCTCCTGGAActgcctcctcttccccctGTACTACCTTGGCTACTTGTGCTGCAGTGCGGAGAGGCAGAGTCCTCGACAGAGGTTCAG GGAGTGCTGTCGTTTCCTTGGTGATGAGGGGCTGACCAAGCGAGTTCTGGTGGGTCGTGTGGTTCCGTTTGGGCTGTTGTGGACTCTCACCTGCTACCTGTACCTGCAAGGACTGCGGATGATTCCACCCACTGACGCCTCTGCCCTCTTTTGCTGCTCCAGAGCCTTTGTTTTCCTGCTGTCCTGGGTCGTGTTGCAACAGCGCTTTATGGGTGTTCGG ATTGTTGCCGCCATTTTATCCATTGCTGGCATAGTGATGATGACATATGCAGATGGTTTCCATAGCTACTCTGTGTTTGGCATCTCACTGGTAGTAGCCTCTGCCTCCATGGCTGCATTGTACAAG GTTCTGTTTAGACTCTTCCTGGGCAGTGCTAAGCTGGGAGAAGCGGCTCTGTACCTGAGTGTCCTGGGTGGGGCCAACCTGGTGTTTGTTGGTGTGGtccccctcctcctgctgctgactGGTGCGGAGGAACTAGGCTCTCTGGGGGACGTGCCCTGGGCCTGTCTCTGTGGGGCTGCCGCTCTGCTACTAG TCTTCAACTTCCTGATGAACTTTGGCGTGTTGATAACACTTCCAACTCTGATCTCTCTGGGGGTTGTGCTCAGTGTACCAGTAAATGCTG TTATAGATCGCTGTGCAAGTGAGGTGCAGTTCAACAGCGTGCGTGTGATCGCCCTCAGCGTTATTGGCGTGGGCttcctactgctgctgctgcctgagGACTGGGACCAGAGTCTGCTGCAGCTCTGCTCCGCACTGCACCACTACCAGCAGCCCCCAGGGGGcgccacagacacatgcacagagactacACATGTGCTGAAGAGCTGTCCCTCCAAACCGGCATCTGGACACTGA